From a region of the Salinispira pacifica genome:
- a CDS encoding complex I 24 kDa subunit family protein, whose amino-acid sequence MAATAETLEITPALQEFVDEWKEKPGNLIMILHKTQQEFGYIPRKIAKDLAKELEVPLAKIYGVITFYHYFKLEKPGRNIISVCMGTACYLKGGKDIIQEFENLLGVGINTTTDDGEFSLEAVRCVGCCGLAPVVTVNNEVYGKVGTEDLADIIAKHRGEADS is encoded by the coding sequence ATGGCTGCTACGGCTGAAACTCTCGAAATAACTCCGGCTCTTCAGGAATTCGTTGACGAATGGAAGGAAAAGCCCGGAAACCTCATCATGATCCTGCATAAAACCCAGCAGGAATTCGGATATATTCCACGGAAAATTGCCAAGGATCTGGCCAAAGAGCTGGAAGTACCCCTGGCGAAAATCTACGGCGTAATCACCTTTTACCATTACTTCAAGCTGGAGAAACCCGGAAGGAATATTATTTCTGTCTGCATGGGTACTGCCTGCTATCTGAAAGGCGGCAAGGATATTATTCAGGAGTTTGAAAACCTTCTTGGGGTGGGAATAAATACCACCACCGATGACGGGGAATTTTCTCTTGAAGCAGTTCGCTGTGTCGGATGCTGCGGCCTTGCTCCGGTGGTAACCGTGAACAACGAGGTCTACGGCAAGGTCGGCACGGAAGATCTTGCGGATATTATTGCCAAGCATCGCGGTGAAGCCGACTCATAA
- a CDS encoding redox-sensing transcriptional repressor Rex, with protein MPDKLSKGMILRMVRYLRVLRKLKTLGIVNVFSNNLGDALGVTPAVVRKDFSQINITGNKRGGYNIDVLMQKLEDQLGKRDSKRVIVAGCGRIGQALMAYREFPKEGINIIAGFDNSEAKIDREAHIPILPMEEMEEFVKKNEIEVAIISVPEPAANDVFDQMLQAGIRGVLNFTPVELKCQGKCDRPNCPKNCTVHTVNIGLELENLFYLINMNEMEQVQDDA; from the coding sequence ATGCCTGATAAACTGAGTAAGGGAATGATCCTTCGAATGGTGCGTTACCTGAGGGTTCTGCGGAAGCTGAAGACCCTGGGGATCGTGAATGTTTTTTCAAATAATCTGGGAGATGCCCTGGGCGTTACCCCTGCGGTTGTACGGAAAGATTTCAGCCAAATCAACATCACCGGAAATAAGCGGGGTGGCTACAATATAGATGTTCTCATGCAGAAGCTGGAGGACCAGCTGGGAAAACGGGACAGTAAACGGGTTATCGTGGCGGGCTGCGGCCGCATCGGCCAGGCGCTCATGGCATACCGGGAGTTCCCCAAGGAAGGCATCAATATAATTGCAGGCTTCGATAATTCAGAAGCAAAGATCGACAGGGAAGCCCATATCCCCATCCTCCCCATGGAGGAGATGGAAGAGTTCGTGAAAAAAAATGAGATAGAAGTGGCAATAATCTCGGTTCCCGAACCGGCAGCCAATGACGTGTTTGATCAGATGCTTCAAGCCGGAATCAGAGGCGTGCTCAACTTCACTCCGGTGGAACTGAAATGTCAGGGAAAATGCGACCGTCCAAACTGTCCTAAAAACTGCACGGTACACACCGTGAATATCGGTCTGGAACTGGAAAATCTGTTTTACCTGATAAATATGAATGAAATGGAACAGGTTCAGGACGACGCATGA
- a CDS encoding CBS domain-containing protein: MNRFPLDTDESPSLIIEMMFDLKVRDVMNTHLITAGRETSLSHIQLQMKENGITGVPIVDGRRLVGIVSMDDIMQALGEGYIADPASERMSRNLIVLEDDMPLSFAISYMEKYRYGRFPVLSKERELVGIITSRDIIVHLLLKMNSELERIEEQRRLHPKSSLYSLPTTSIGNTPDADSGGNSPSAESGAREIVDSRGDPGVAMEWQTRKFDFEEAGKASTEIKKFLRNRFPQLSRKLIRRVAVASYELEMNQVVHSEGGSIRFTMSPDRILLTAEDRGPGIQDIEQALTEGYSTATEWIRSLGFGAGMGLPNARRVSDDFNIQSCPEGTIVHAGFRLEDPTPPVGPVHEEEK; this comes from the coding sequence ATGAACCGATTCCCGCTGGATACAGATGAGAGCCCTTCGCTGATTATTGAGATGATGTTTGATCTCAAGGTGCGGGATGTAATGAACACTCATCTGATTACCGCCGGCAGGGAAACATCGCTCAGTCATATTCAGCTTCAAATGAAGGAAAACGGAATTACCGGAGTACCCATTGTCGACGGACGCCGTCTGGTGGGAATTGTGAGTATGGATGACATTATGCAGGCCCTGGGTGAAGGATACATCGCTGATCCTGCATCAGAACGGATGAGCAGAAATCTCATCGTGCTTGAAGACGACATGCCCCTGAGCTTCGCCATTTCTTATATGGAAAAATACCGTTACGGCCGCTTTCCCGTACTCAGCAAAGAGCGGGAACTTGTGGGAATCATTACCAGCAGAGACATAATTGTGCACCTTCTTTTAAAGATGAACAGCGAACTGGAACGGATTGAAGAGCAGCGAAGGCTTCATCCCAAATCATCCCTCTACAGCCTGCCCACCACCAGCATCGGAAATACCCCGGACGCAGACTCCGGCGGGAACAGCCCATCCGCCGAATCCGGGGCTCGGGAAATCGTCGACTCCAGGGGGGATCCGGGGGTTGCCATGGAGTGGCAGACCCGAAAGTTCGATTTTGAAGAAGCTGGGAAGGCAAGCACAGAGATCAAGAAATTCCTGCGCAACCGCTTCCCCCAGCTTTCCCGAAAGCTGATCCGGCGGGTTGCAGTGGCCAGTTATGAACTTGAAATGAACCAGGTTGTCCACTCGGAAGGGGGAAGTATCCGCTTCACCATGTCTCCGGACCGAATTCTTCTCACCGCCGAGGATCGGGGGCCGGGAATCCAGGACATTGAGCAGGCCCTTACAGAAGGGTACTCCACCGCAACAGAATGGATCCGCAGCCTGGGATTCGGGGCCGGTATGGGGCTTCCTAATGCCAGGCGGGTTTCAGATGATTTCAATATACAATCCTGTCCTGAAGGCACGATTGTACATGCGGGCTTCCGGCTGGAGGATCCAACACCCCCCGTCGGGCCGGTACATGAGGAGGAAAAATGA
- a CDS encoding DRTGG domain-containing protein, with protein MNYQHILELLEAKHFFRCSTYNEAEIDSFVASDLMSDVLTVDSENFVLITSLTSDQVARTADIVGARAVLLVNGKQPQQRLVDFAEEFNISLISTPYPMFKVCYILGTALTAEGRHI; from the coding sequence ATGAATTATCAGCATATACTTGAGCTGCTGGAAGCAAAGCATTTTTTCCGGTGCAGCACATATAATGAAGCAGAAATTGACAGTTTTGTAGCAAGCGATCTGATGAGCGACGTGCTCACCGTGGATTCGGAAAATTTCGTCCTCATTACCAGTCTTACCTCGGATCAGGTTGCCAGAACCGCAGATATTGTGGGCGCCAGGGCTGTGCTTCTGGTGAACGGCAAACAACCCCAGCAGAGACTTGTGGATTTTGCAGAAGAATTCAATATAAGCCTTATCAGCACCCCATACCCCATGTTCAAGGTCTGTTATATTCTCGGGACCGCTCTGACAGCGGAAGGCCGGCACATATGA
- a CDS encoding PHP domain-containing protein has protein sequence MDSQELRTFKADIHLHSCLSPCGSLFSSPGAIAREAVKKGLDLIALTDHNSAANCPAFRDACRREGIACMYGMEVTTSEELHCLAIFEHLSQALDADGWISSRIQRIPLKPERMGDQVIVDVSENILGTIDYLLISATDIPLSQLVEEVRERDGLVIPAHVDRANFSLISQLGFIPHDRYHGLEWYRKDNPMIDSYPGYPVLYNSDAHMIEDIGRRSTEFRALTADFQSFRHWLETDQVTAS, from the coding sequence ATGGACTCTCAGGAACTGAGGACATTCAAAGCAGATATTCATCTTCACTCCTGTCTCAGCCCCTGCGGCAGTCTGTTCAGTTCTCCCGGAGCCATTGCCAGAGAGGCGGTAAAAAAAGGGCTTGATCTCATTGCACTGACCGATCACAACAGTGCCGCAAATTGTCCTGCCTTCCGGGACGCCTGCCGCCGGGAGGGCATAGCATGCATGTACGGCATGGAAGTCACCACCTCCGAAGAGCTCCACTGCCTGGCAATATTCGAGCATCTCTCACAGGCCCTGGATGCCGATGGCTGGATTTCATCCCGAATTCAGCGCATCCCCCTGAAGCCTGAGCGCATGGGGGACCAGGTCATCGTGGATGTTTCAGAAAATATTCTGGGAACCATTGATTATCTTTTAATCAGTGCGACAGATATTCCCCTGTCACAACTGGTGGAGGAAGTCAGGGAACGAGACGGATTGGTAATTCCCGCCCACGTGGACAGGGCCAATTTCAGTCTGATCAGTCAGCTGGGATTTATCCCCCATGACCGCTATCATGGTCTTGAGTGGTACCGGAAGGACAATCCCATGATTGATTCATATCCCGGGTATCCTGTTCTCTATAATTCCGATGCCCATATGATCGAGGACATCGGAAGACGCAGCACCGAATTCAGGGCTTTGACGGCTGACTTTCAGAGTTTCCGACACTGGCTTGAAACAGATCAGGTAACAGCTTCCTGA
- a CDS encoding ATP-binding protein, whose amino-acid sequence MHYHLTDYLMDLVHNAIEAGSDHITVDIHQDDAQGVLELTVRDNGPGMDEALQRRVLDPFCTDGKKHPERRMGLGLAFLKQLLDMTGGTFSLRSEPGEGTRVHCRFNPGHIDCPPLGDLSGSLMALFSYPGSFELELNRSRGDLQYRVYRSELHDVLGGFDDPESLSLLNQFLESQEDFHGETDP is encoded by the coding sequence GTGCATTATCATCTGACGGATTATCTGATGGATCTGGTCCACAATGCCATTGAAGCCGGATCAGATCATATCACTGTGGATATTCATCAGGATGATGCACAAGGTGTTCTTGAGCTGACCGTCCGGGATAACGGCCCGGGAATGGATGAGGCCCTCCAGCGGCGTGTCCTTGATCCGTTTTGTACCGACGGGAAAAAACATCCCGAAAGGCGGATGGGGCTGGGCCTGGCTTTTCTGAAACAGTTGCTGGATATGACCGGAGGGACGTTCAGTCTCCGGTCCGAACCCGGGGAGGGAACCCGGGTCCACTGCAGATTCAATCCGGGGCATATAGACTGTCCGCCCCTGGGGGATCTCAGCGGAAGCCTGATGGCCCTGTTCAGTTACCCGGGGTCATTTGAACTTGAACTGAACCGGAGTAGGGGAGACTTACAATACCGGGTGTACCGTTCCGAACTGCACGATGTGCTGGGAGGATTTGATGATCCCGAATCCCTGTCACTCCTGAATCAATTTTTGGAATCACAGGAGGATTTCCATGGCGAAACTGACCCTTGA
- a CDS encoding DRTGG domain-containing protein: MNLPLTRLNELLNCETVQQEAEAAEINGAYCSDLLSDVMANAKEGQALITIQSHKNTVAVAALYGAPCIIICNSRPVPQEMIKAAEEEGIAIFLSTEDQFTVSGKLYRQFFPA, from the coding sequence ATGAATCTGCCGCTTACCAGACTCAATGAGCTTCTGAATTGCGAAACCGTCCAGCAGGAGGCCGAAGCAGCTGAGATCAACGGGGCCTATTGCTCTGATCTCCTTTCGGATGTAATGGCCAATGCCAAAGAAGGCCAGGCTCTCATCACCATCCAGTCACACAAAAACACCGTGGCGGTTGCAGCCCTCTACGGTGCACCATGCATCATTATCTGCAACAGCCGCCCTGTGCCGCAGGAAATGATCAAAGCTGCTGAAGAAGAAGGCATCGCCATTTTCCTCAGCACCGAGGACCAATTCACCGTATCCGGGAAGCTGTACCGACAGTTCTTTCCGGCCTGA